The Pseudopipra pipra isolate bDixPip1 chromosome 10, bDixPip1.hap1, whole genome shotgun sequence genome includes the window ATTCACCTAggaagtgttttatttcttctctgctgaGATGTGGTTTTGTAATGGTATAAGGACAAGAGTGTGAATATGTTTAGAACAATGAATAAACAGAAGGGAATCCCCCCTCAGTATTTCTATGTCATTTAATTGTTTTGCATATCACAAGGGTGTGATACATTTGCTTCTCATCTATGAGAAGGTGATCTGAGTAAAATCTCAATGCATTCAGTATTCTGCCATAAGAAAATAAACCCGGGTTTGGATAGTTCTATTTTCAGTCAGCAGATGTGTCAAGGAAGTCAGCCTggatctgggtttttttagtgatGAAATAGAAATATGTTTGTTGGATAAAGTGAGAACAGGGACATGTTTCGTAGGAGGTCCTTGGTACTAAAGGTGAGCCTAGCAAAGAATTGGGGTACAGAggaatttaatttattctttgtaTATCACATTTGTATAATCTTATAGTACACATATATGTAATACATATAATTTTGTAGTATAAAACCAAGAGAAATTCTGCTCAAGAGAAAAATGGGATTTAGAAAGGCTTTAATGACACGTGGGATAGGCACTATCCTTTCAGTCTAATGGGGAAGATTCAGTCATCagtctttcatttgtttttatcACTACCCAGAAGCCTGTATAGGATTCAAATTTAGTTTGCTGAATACCACATATTTATAGGTAATACCACATATctaaaatatctattttatagGTATGTGAACTGTTTCCCTGGCTTACAAGTCATTTCCTAGCAGCATATAAAGAGGCTGAGTCCAAATTAGATTTTGTGAAAGCTCTATTAGCAAAGGAAGTTGAAAgccacaaagaaaaaagaaaagcggACGAAAATCGAGATTTCATCGATTACTATTTGGCTGAGATAGATAAAGTGAGTATCTCTGAACTCCTCTCACACTTCACTAACAACAAGCGATTTTAAGTGTTCCTTTGATTATAATGATATCTAATATAAATATAGAAGTATACAATTTCTCCATAGGAAACCTTATACACAGATGAATGAAAAAACCTGACAGTAAATGATAGCAGCAAGAGGAAGAAGTAATAAAGTGAGTTAATTTTCAGGTAGATTATCCATAACTACAATAGCAACAGATCTGCATATGGTTAAGTTACAACTAGAAATGACAGTTATGATGAGATTTGCAGCAGGAGTAGAAAGTATGTACAGTAGTAACTGTGTCATGGCTGAAGAACAAGATGTGTATATGGATAAGATAAATTGACATGTGTATTGGAGAATATTAGAAAATGGTTTCcttttattcagaaaattttattttctagcccttttgtggttttgtggtttatgtggatttttttgtttgtttgtttgttttgtttgcttgggttttttgtgtgtgcctgtttttttcttttgtgggggaaggaaggtgAGGGCTTTTTGTGTAGTATCAGTAAATACTCCTGTGAGGTGGTTtagttctttttttgtgtgccaTAACTTTCTTTTCAATTCATATCTGCAGACTAAAGGAGATGCTGAATCTACTTACGATGAAGAAAATTTGATCCAGACTATTTTTGACCTCTTTATAGCAGGTACAGAAACTACAGCCACCACTTTACGTTGGGCATTGCTCTTTATGGCGATTTATCCTGACATTCAAGGTAAGCACATCCAAAGAGGTCTCCAACTCTTTAGCAATTATACAAGTTCAAATAGTAGCAGTGCCTCTTCAAAGAATAGTAGAGCAAACTAATTATTAGAGTATAAATCAGGTGAACTGAACGTATCTGTTTCTTGATGTATCCTTTCTAACATACAGGCCAGttatttcaggttttgttttcaagAGATCTACACAGAATGCAAGATGTGATTAATTTAATTAGATGGAGGAGTTTAGTCTCTGACAAGGTAAATTGCTCCATTGCCTTTCCACAGACAAGAATGATTAGACTTCCACTGAGGACAAGGTGGAGCCTTCAGGTCATCCTTTTAAATCCATGACTGCTATTCCTTGATTTGCTCCTCGCTTCTTGCAGCAGAAATAACTAAAATACAGTGGGatgtttttaatatatgtaGTTATTCCATCAGTCTTAGAACTTCAAACACAGATATCTATATATAAACAGGGTTGAGTATATTGGGCTGAGTATCTTGAAAATGTGTGCTTTTAATAATGATATTAACAGAAGAAAGATACAGGTTGGCAGAGTAAAATGAGTGAAAAGGTAGAGTCAGAGTGTATGAGATAGAAAGGATTAGAAGGTATATAAATCACTTCAACAGCCTCATATTTGAGAGTTTAAGCTTGGTaccaggcacagcaggagccTGGCAAGTAGAAAATAGCGGAAGTGTAAAGGAGAAAGGATCTCTGATTTTTGTTACAAAGCACTGCTCCAAAAGACCTAAAATTTGAGACTGGATTGCATGTACTGAATTTTCACATGGTCTCTCACCCTCTTAGGATATATTAAAACATTCTTAAGTTTCCTTGGGCGATTCTAATTGCAATTATAAAGGCtgtattattaataaaaaattaatcagaaattGCCAATTCAGCTCATAttataagttaaaaaaaaaagaagttcttgagaaaaagtaatttaattaattaattacattaattaaattaattaattaattgtgtAAGTGCTTCCGAAGGCAAGTAATTACAGGATAGCAGTTAGGCCACCTGTAGATGACAAGCAAAATCTGTGTGCTTCTAAGTGAAGAATAATCCTTGATCAATTACTAAACTTCTCTCCTAATAcacagttaatatttttttccagttgacTCCCtgcttgtaaaaataaatactaataaaaatatttttataaattaccTTAGAACAATAAATGTAACAGGAACCTACATCTTCTTATAGAATTACTTAATCTGCCATTACTATTTTTGAAGTATTATTTGGGTATGCAACCTATAAACAACCTTAACTTCAGATTTTACTCAGATCATCGTATGGGAAGTTGAAGGCattcttttttataaaatatctttttcatcTTGTTGGATGCTATTTTGACTGTAAAAAGCAATAAGAAAAATGAATGCAGACTTTATAAATTGTTGGTTGTATATTTAAAGCTGAATATTCCTCCTTAGAGAAAGTTCAGAAGGAGCTGGATGCTGTTCTTGGTTGTTCCCATGTATTTTGCTATGAGGACAGAAAGAAGTTGCCCTATACAAACGCTGTAGTTCACGAGATCCAGCGATACAGTAATATAATCTTAATTGCACTTCCCAGACTGAGTCTGAAGGACACGGAGCTGCTGGGATATCATGTTCCAAAGGTACAAATGTGCTGCATATTTGAATATCTTTGATTTTGGTCCATCAGATGATTTCAGACAGGCTTTTGAGGGTTTTTCTGATTAGGGACATGAACTCTTGTATCCTCTGTGTTCTAGCAGTGCCCCTAAGCTCTGACTGTCTCTGTTGGTGGCCTTTCACAAGGAAAGGTGCACTTTGTCCTAAATATTAGTAGATTCTAAGGTGGTAATTTCTGTTCACACCATTGTTCCTCTTTTTTCAGAACACCGTAATTCTTGCAAATATAGACTCTGTTCTGTCTGATCCTGGAAAATGGGAGACACCTGATCAGTTCAACCCAGGCCACTTTCTGGATAAAGATGGAAACTTTGTAAACAGAGAAGCATTCTTACCATTCGCAATAGGTATGTGCACTGAACAGGGATTTATTTACTCCTTGTGATAACAACTCAAGATCCATTCATTCCCCAAAATGACTGGGAAGGGACCCATGAAAGGGCGTATACACACATTCCACTGCCCTAAAGATCTCCAAGAAGGGAGAGGTCCGACTGTACGTGGAAAAGATAGGAAGAGAAGGAATGACACATGGAAAAGTTTTTCTTCGGAGACAGATCCAATTTTTCTTGGAGAAGAGATCCAATTATCAAAGTAGTGGCAGGAAAATCCATGGTGCTAGGAAGACTATAAGTGTAAACTATATCACCCTGGTGATcatttctgtaatgttttcctgcctgctgtAAATATAGATCAAAACTTTCTGTGGAAACAAAAGCAGCCTTTCAGTCCCGAACCATTAAATGACAAAGTTAAGAGAAAAGGACAAGGTCtgcagaaaacaagcaaacgAGCAGATTAGAGAGGGAGGTATGGTAGAAACCTTTTGGTTGATtgccttttctgtctcttcacAGGGCAGCGTGTGTGCATGGGGGAGCTGTTGGCAAGGATGGAGCTCTTTATTGTCTTTTCCACCCTGCTACAGGCATTCACGTTCACCCTTCCAGAAGGAGTGAAGGAAGTCAACACCAAGTTTGTTTTTGGGAGCACGATGAAGCCACCTCCCTACCAGATCTGTGCCATTCCTCGGTAGGAAATGGTAGATGAAGGGAAGAGTTATTCTGTAAAATTACTTCTATATGTGAATTCCTTTTTCCATgtcttcagatttttctttcctcttcatttgGTTAATCACTAccctgaaaaatgtttttcagataGTTGCATCTTGAGGATTATAATTACAAAGAGTTcatattttgttctttctttctgtttggaaAATCTTGTTAAATTTCTCCTGATGTgtaacaaataaaaacattaaggGAAGAATTAGAATTGGTGCTTATTTATTACCAGATGGAAAGAGGATTTACAGGGAAAGAACCTGAAGCAAGGACTATAAATTGAAAGATCTGGGCATTTTTTCTCATAAGCCACAGAGGCATTTGTGGAGATAGGCTCAGAGGTTTTCCAGTCTGTCTCAGGATATTAGTGGGTGCAGGAGTTATAGGAAGCTCTTGAAGGAAGCTTCCTAGAGAGGCATACTATTACCTGAGATAACACTGCCTCAGAATGATAACATTTGCTGTTGAGCAAGCTTGTTGTATACAAGTCTATCCTTGACACCTGGCAGGACAGTTCAAGGTTTCAACCACTAAAACAGGTGAATTTCATCCCTTCAGATGAAAATAGAAGAGCAGCTTCATCAGCCAATTCCGGAGAGCTTTTCTTAACACAGGCAAGGAGCAAGATTGGAAGACAAATGATAACAGTGAGCAGTCACAGTGTTGATAGTTTGTCCTTTTTGATGACCCCACTGGTTGCCAGCAACATGAGAATGTCTTCTTCATGACAGGTCATCTACTGGTGGTGATTGCTCCAGATCCTCCAATAATTTATTCAGCTTCATTACTTTTTTAGTTCTTCAATGAATTCCTTATCACAGCTAGCTGCTTTTACATCAGTCAGCATAAATTAGGATGTCATGACCAAGAGAAGATTTGGCACTACTGAAGAATTCTTGAAGCCCTTTATAAGCCTGGTGACTAAGGACTTGGCAAAAGTGGATATTTAAGATTTGGCAAATTTGCTTACTGGCAGATaacaagggattttttttttatggcattGAGATACGTTCTTCTTGTATGAGGTAAAAATTGGATACTGTCTGCCAACACAGGAAGGATTATTTTTATACCCTGATTAGCTCACAGTGCCATCTCCAGGACTGACATCATTATCACAGCTGTATTTGTTTCAGGTACCTCTGCCTACCTTGTGTTTTAAAGCACCCCAGGCTAACAGACAGGGATGTGTGAGATCACTAATCTGCATACAGGATGAAACCTGGGTTGTCAGTTTCTTCCCCTCCAGGCTTACCTTTATGGGATGGTTCAACCCATGTCCAGCATGTCCTGACAGGCAGGTGATTGTTATGAAGTCCCCTCATGCTCAAACTGCCAACATCCCCCTGGCAGTAGCTCTGCACTGGTAAGAGGTGACTCATTTGTATCCAGGTGGACAGcaagaggagaggcagcagtTTGCCTTGAGCAACTTAAAAATCACTGATCCTGAAGAATAGCTGAAGAAATGCTGCTGGTGGTTGCATTTAGTAATTATGTAGAAAATGGAGCCTAGGCAATCtcataaatacattttccatCAAATAAAGTAAGATGAATCCCAGATTCATCTGTAGTCTATACCAACCCACAGTCATCTCCCTTTTCCAGTGTGAGAGAATCATATTCCAGGCTAGCTCCAGCTGAACACTGGTTGAAGTGTCTATTGAGCTCAAAACTAAGTAGGGTTTGAAGCTATCAAATGTCATCCTGGAGAAATAAGTGGGAAAAATTAAGTGGACCTTAATGTTTCAGAGTTTCACATTTGAAACTCTGCAAAAAAAAGATGGCCCTGGAGAAGTGGAAGATCTAAGGTGGTTATTGGAATTTTTGTTGTCTGCCATAGAAAtataatgttaaaaaataaatatattctgtTTAAGCTCTCAATTGTTACCTGGTGGAAAGAAGGATGGGAATTTATTGTGGTTTCTTTGGAAGAGAGTTGTGGTACTGGGTAAAAAGGAGATACAGAGAAAGTCCACCTGAGTCCAAAGAGAAAACTGGTCTCTGACCAGCATGCAGGAGGAAGGCAGAAGGGTGATGGGGTGATGTGATGCCACTGGTGCCTCATACTGTGATGGGGAAGCAGTCTTAGGAGCCACCAGGCAGAGAGAAGGCTGTAGCTGCTACCTTGAGTGGGTATCAGGGAGGTAACCAAGTTCTCACAGGCAAATGTGGCAAAAAGACCTGTGAAAAAACACCTGGACAGGTGTCTGGAGCCAAGCTGAGGGGAAGGCAGGCTGCTGGCTCCCTGGGGAATGGTCTGTGCAGCCCTTTGGAGGGAAAGGCTGCTCTGCTGACAGAGCAATTTCTCACAGTGGCCACTTCACATGGGATGGAGGAAGGCTGGGTCTTAGGGTCCTTTCTCACACTCActcccttctccagcccagTGGTGACTACAAGTGCCAGTCTGCTTTCTATTCAGCTCCATTTCCTGCCCTTGTATTTTTtcttggctgctcctgcccctgtgGTGTGCCCCAGCTTTAGACATGGAGGGAGGACAGGACTGCTGCCAGGACAGGCATCgtgcagggaagcagagggcCAAAGtcagaaacagagaggaaatcTTCCTCCCTCAGGAAAACACCACTAGGAAAACGGTTTAAAGCCTCCTGAAGTGGTCAGAGCATGAGAGGAGACACAGATCCCCTGATCAGAGGGATGCTTTAGCAGAAATGATGCCAAAGGCACAAGGAAGAGCTTTGGGCTGGGGTTAAGAGTATGATAAAGGATGTGACAAGGGGCTAACAAGGGGCTGGAGGGTGTTTGGATACCTGGACTTGTGAGAAATGACTGATAATGTGAAAACTGGAGGCTGCAAGactaaaaaaatacacagaggtCCTACTGTGAGGCTGCAGCCTTGGAGGGGTGAAGGCCCCAGGTTGAAACTTCTTTCTTCACATCCCGGTAGAGAAATCACTGGACAAATGACTTTTCCTGATGACAAATCATTTAGATGGAAAATCTTTGAATATCTAAAAGGACAGGGAGTGTACCACATTGattctaaataaaaa containing:
- the LOC135419556 gene encoding cytochrome P450 2J6-like, which codes for MVTVSGVLVFFVVSLLIIQFLKLQWMRRRLPPGPTPYPFFGNLLQMNFRIHHENLKKMAKIYGNIFTLWVPQGPVVVLQGFQAVKEGLTVHAEDVAGRPTGGLFHFVSHGNGVMFSNGHLWKQQRRFGIATMRKMGVGKKTQEYRLQEEACHLVEYLQKTNGKPLDPTMPVVHAVANVICSVIFGHRFSRDDENFHRLIESIDAITAFGNSIAFFVCELFPWLTSHFLAAYKEAESKLDFVKALLAKEVESHKEKRKADENRDFIDYYLAEIDKTKGDAESTYDEENLIQTIFDLFIAGTETTATTLRWALLFMAIYPDIQEKVQKELDAVLGCSHVFCYEDRKKLPYTNAVVHEIQRYSNIILIALPRLSLKDTELLGYHVPKNTVILANIDSVLSDPGKWETPDQFNPGHFLDKDGNFVNREAFLPFAIGQRVCMGELLARMELFIVFSTLLQAFTFTLPEGVKEVNTKFVFGSTMKPPPYQICAIPR